From one Streptomyces chromofuscus genomic stretch:
- a CDS encoding SMI1/KNR4 family protein has translation MTTGRLGLGAPPGRQAGGQAAPPNAAYAGQVVHFPDPVRAARHPRGVRVDERGYPDFSPYARAAADIAEPPAGFGVDELRLTDYVSANAALSASGHELWDTVAPVATPHGWTWHHVAGTRRLELVPVEVKALLRHHGGIATAAVDQAKRGTRPLQETRPAHVGLPKSGLAVTEAQVQGVEEDLGYRLPGAYRSFLKAAGGCAPVGTALDAELGLLIDQPFFTVRDEAAVNDLVYVNKCLRDHLTKDYLGVAFVQGGLVAVKVKGERIGSVWFCAYDDVRDVDPSWAPAERVERLLLPCGEDFDVFLSRLAGSPPELETVANLMVDGGFARAVDVSSSVSAGE, from the coding sequence ATGACGACAGGTCGGCTCGGGCTGGGGGCACCTCCCGGCCGCCAGGCCGGGGGACAAGCCGCGCCGCCGAACGCGGCCTACGCCGGGCAGGTCGTGCACTTCCCGGATCCGGTCCGGGCGGCCCGTCACCCAAGAGGGGTACGGGTCGACGAGCGCGGCTACCCCGACTTCTCGCCCTACGCGCGTGCGGCCGCCGACATCGCCGAACCGCCGGCGGGTTTCGGTGTCGACGAGTTGCGGCTGACGGACTACGTGTCGGCGAACGCGGCGCTGTCGGCGTCCGGGCACGAGCTGTGGGACACGGTGGCGCCGGTGGCCACCCCGCACGGGTGGACGTGGCACCACGTGGCGGGCACGCGGCGGCTGGAGTTGGTGCCGGTCGAGGTCAAGGCCTTGCTGCGGCACCACGGTGGGATCGCCACGGCCGCGGTGGACCAGGCGAAGCGGGGGACGAGGCCGCTGCAGGAGACGCGGCCGGCGCATGTCGGGTTGCCGAAGTCGGGGCTGGCGGTGACGGAGGCGCAGGTGCAGGGGGTCGAGGAGGACCTCGGGTACCGGCTGCCGGGTGCGTACCGCTCGTTCCTGAAGGCGGCCGGTGGCTGTGCGCCTGTCGGGACCGCGCTGGACGCGGAGTTGGGGCTGCTCATCGACCAGCCGTTCTTCACGGTGCGCGACGAGGCGGCGGTCAACGACCTGGTGTACGTGAACAAGTGCCTGCGTGACCATCTCACCAAGGACTACCTGGGAGTCGCCTTCGTGCAGGGCGGTCTGGTGGCGGTGAAGGTGAAGGGTGAGCGGATCGGTTCGGTGTGGTTCTGCGCCTACGACGACGTGCGGGACGTCGATCCGTCGTGGGCGCCGGCGGAGCGGGTGGAGCGACTGCTGCTGCCGTGCGGGGAGGACTTCGACGTCTTCCTGTCGCGGTTGGCGGGGTCGCCGCCCGAGCTGGAGACGGTGGCGAACCTGATGGTGGACGGCGGTTTCGCGCGGGCGGTCGACGTCTCGTCCTCGGTGTCCGCGGGGGAGTGA
- a CDS encoding sensor histidine kinase, whose protein sequence is MTTTGEERAEALTGPWWWARWRSAVLDGTLALLSAIECGVEGVPFARDAGLPVAVGVVFGVLAGSTLLLRRMWPIAVVLVSIAISPAQMGFLLTVVGLYTLAASELPRRIIAALAGMSLVGTLVVTFVRAQQDMTRGEVGVGEWFVPFISITASLGVTAPPLLLGLYVGARRRLMESLRERADSLERELQLLAERAEERAEWARNEERTRIAREMHDVVAHRVSLMVVHAAALQAVARKDPEKAVRNAALVGDMGRQALTELREMLGVLRSGDDDRAGRGEQASVPLAAVGAAAAAAASRAVVDEEGAVEGPCLSELDELIGQSAAAGMVVQLSVEGEARAYAPAVEQTAYRVVQEALTNVHKHAAGAKTHVRLAHRLSEIAMQVENEPPPEVSFASSARLPSGGNGLVGMRERVVGLGGVFVSGPTDAGGFRVSAVIPAS, encoded by the coding sequence ATGACCACGACGGGGGAAGAGCGCGCCGAGGCCCTGACCGGGCCGTGGTGGTGGGCCAGATGGCGCAGTGCGGTGCTCGACGGGACGCTCGCGCTGCTGTCCGCGATCGAGTGCGGCGTCGAGGGGGTGCCGTTCGCGCGGGACGCCGGGCTTCCGGTGGCGGTGGGGGTGGTCTTCGGTGTCCTCGCCGGTTCGACGCTGCTGTTGCGCCGGATGTGGCCGATCGCCGTCGTCCTGGTGTCGATCGCGATCTCCCCGGCGCAGATGGGTTTCCTGCTGACCGTCGTCGGCCTGTACACCCTCGCCGCCTCGGAGCTGCCGCGCCGGATCATCGCGGCGCTGGCGGGGATGTCGCTGGTGGGCACGCTGGTGGTGACGTTCGTACGGGCGCAGCAGGACATGACGCGCGGGGAGGTCGGCGTCGGGGAGTGGTTCGTCCCGTTCATCTCCATCACCGCTTCGCTCGGCGTGACCGCGCCTCCGTTGCTGCTCGGGCTGTATGTGGGTGCTCGGCGCCGACTGATGGAGAGCCTTCGGGAGCGGGCGGACAGCCTGGAGCGGGAGCTCCAGTTGCTCGCGGAGCGTGCGGAGGAGCGGGCCGAGTGGGCCCGTAACGAGGAGCGGACGCGGATCGCGCGGGAGATGCACGACGTCGTCGCGCACCGGGTGAGCCTGATGGTGGTGCACGCCGCGGCGTTGCAGGCCGTGGCGCGCAAGGATCCCGAGAAGGCCGTGCGGAACGCGGCGCTGGTCGGGGACATGGGGCGGCAGGCGTTGACCGAGTTGCGGGAGATGCTGGGGGTGCTGCGCAGCGGGGACGACGATCGCGCGGGGCGGGGTGAGCAGGCGTCGGTGCCGTTGGCGGCGGTGGGGGCGGCCGCGGCGGCGGCGGCTTCGCGGGCGGTTGTGGACGAGGAGGGCGCGGTGGAGGGGCCGTGCCTGTCCGAGCTGGACGAGTTGATCGGGCAGTCGGCCGCCGCGGGGATGGTGGTCCAGTTGTCGGTCGAGGGGGAGGCGCGGGCGTACGCGCCGGCGGTGGAGCAGACGGCGTACCGCGTGGTGCAGGAGGCGCTGACCAACGTCCACAAGCATGCGGCGGGGGCGAAGACGCATGTGCGGTTGGCGCATCGGCTGTCGGAGATCGCGATGCAGGTGGAGAACGAGCCGCCGCCGGAGGTGTCCTTCGCGTCGTCGGCCCGGTTGCCTTCGGGGGGCAACGGGCTGGTCGGGATGCGGGAGCGGGTCGTCGGGCTGGGCGGGGTGTTCGTGTCCGGGCCGACGGACGCGGGGGGTTTTCGGGTGTCGGCGGTGATTCCGGCGTCGTAG
- the glmU gene encoding bifunctional UDP-N-acetylglucosamine diphosphorylase/glucosamine-1-phosphate N-acetyltransferase GlmU, which translates to MSAIRPAAVVVLAAGEGTRMKSATPKVLHEICGRSLVGHVLAAADELKPEHLVVVVGHAREQVTAHLAEVAPEVRTAVQAQQNGTGHAVRMGLEELGGGVDGTVVVVCGDTPLLTGETLRDLARTHSEDGNAVTVLTAEVPDATGYGRIVRDPASGAVTAIVEHKDASEEQRAIREINSGVFAFDGRLLAEALGKVRTDNSQGEEYLTDVLGILRAAGHRVGASVAGDHREIAGINNRVQLAEARRILNDRLLTEAMLAGVTVVDPASTWVDVSVTFEQDVVVHPNTLLQGSTHLGGGSEVGPNCRLRDTRVGAGARVDNTVSDGAEVGPEATVGPYAYLRPGTRLGRKGKIGTYVETKNASIGEGTKVPHLSYVGDATIGDYSNIGAASVFVNYDGEKKHHTTVGSHCKTGSDNMFVAPVTIGDGAYTAAGSVITKDVPPGSLAVARGQQRNIEGWVARKRPGSAAAKAAEAASREPEGEG; encoded by the coding sequence GTGAGCGCCATTCGCCCGGCAGCCGTCGTCGTACTCGCAGCGGGTGAGGGCACCCGTATGAAGTCGGCCACACCCAAGGTCCTGCACGAGATCTGCGGCCGTTCCCTGGTGGGCCATGTGCTCGCCGCCGCCGATGAGTTGAAGCCGGAGCATCTCGTCGTGGTCGTCGGGCACGCCCGGGAGCAGGTCACCGCTCATCTCGCCGAGGTCGCCCCCGAGGTGCGCACCGCCGTCCAGGCGCAGCAGAACGGCACGGGTCACGCCGTGCGCATGGGCCTGGAGGAGCTGGGCGGCGGTGTCGACGGGACCGTGGTCGTGGTGTGCGGCGACACGCCCCTGCTGACCGGTGAGACGCTGCGCGACCTGGCCCGGACGCACTCGGAGGACGGCAACGCCGTGACCGTGCTGACCGCCGAGGTGCCGGACGCGACCGGGTACGGGCGGATCGTGCGGGACCCGGCCTCGGGTGCGGTGACGGCGATCGTCGAGCACAAGGACGCCAGTGAGGAGCAGCGCGCGATCCGGGAGATCAACTCGGGGGTGTTCGCGTTCGACGGGCGGCTGCTGGCGGAGGCTCTGGGGAAGGTCCGTACGGACAACAGTCAGGGCGAGGAGTATCTGACGGACGTGCTCGGGATTCTCCGTGCGGCCGGGCATCGTGTCGGTGCTTCGGTGGCCGGTGACCACCGTGAGATCGCCGGGATCAACAACCGTGTGCAGCTCGCCGAGGCGCGCCGGATCCTGAACGACCGGCTGCTGACCGAAGCGATGCTGGCGGGTGTGACCGTGGTCGACCCCGCTTCGACGTGGGTCGATGTGTCGGTGACGTTCGAGCAGGACGTCGTCGTGCATCCGAACACGCTGTTGCAGGGTTCGACGCATCTCGGCGGGGGGTCGGAGGTCGGTCCGAACTGCCGGCTGAGGGACACCCGGGTGGGTGCGGGTGCGCGGGTGGACAACACGGTGTCCGACGGGGCGGAGGTCGGGCCGGAGGCGACGGTGGGGCCGTACGCGTATCTGCGTCCGGGGACGCGTCTGGGGCGGAAGGGCAAGATCGGGACGTACGTCGAGACGAAGAACGCCTCGATCGGGGAGGGCACGAAGGTGCCGCACCTGTCGTATGTCGGTGACGCGACCATCGGTGACTACTCGAACATCGGTGCGGCGAGTGTCTTCGTGAACTACGACGGGGAGAAGAAGCACCACACGACCGTCGGGTCGCACTGCAAAACGGGTTCGGACAACATGTTTGTGGCGCCTGTCACGATCGGGGACGGCGCCTACACGGCCGCCGGGTCCGTGATCACGAAGGATGTGCCGCCCGGTTCGCTGGCCGTGGCCCGTGGTCAGCAGCGGAATATCGAGGGTTGGGTGGCTCGGAAGCGTCCGGGGAGCGCGGCCGCGAAGGCGGCCGAGGCGGCGTCCCGGGAGCCGGAAGGCGAAGGCTGA
- a CDS encoding sodium/solute symporter: MSLVAFTVVATITLLLCVMTGPDRDDLDEFYTGYSSLSPMRNGLAIAGDYISAATVLGTGGVIALYGHDGIVLALSTALSLMLLMFLLAEPLRNAGRFTMGDAFARRMPGRCVRVTACVVTLAALLPLMLVQLAGTGQLMAFLLGISGTAVETGCIVGLGALMISYAAIGGMKGTALIQILKMVMLLGSGAVVALLVLSKFDWDPVALFNTAAEHSGVGAAYLNSGLQFEGGPFPRLDMITAELCVVLGAACLPHVTMRMYTASSARQVRRSMSWAVSSVAVFVLIITVVGIGATALIGREAIAGADPQGNSAYLLGSQAALGPEITTGETFLFTAVTTAVFLTVLASVGGMILACANSLAHDVFAGRVQDLSARREMTLARLSAVVVGIPTILLATMVQHRSLQPLVTLSFCLGASAVAPALVYGLFWRRYTRTGLLSTLIGGSLAVLILMPGTNLVSGSPVSAYPEADFTYFPFTTTGLVSIPMGFACGWLGTMVSGRRKAEEQRRQYEAVEGWILAGAVRRKE, from the coding sequence ATGTCGCTGGTCGCGTTCACCGTCGTCGCCACGATCACGCTGCTGCTGTGCGTGATGACCGGCCCGGACCGCGACGACCTCGACGAGTTCTACACCGGCTACAGCTCCCTGTCCCCGATGCGCAACGGCCTGGCGATCGCGGGCGACTACATCTCCGCGGCGACCGTGCTGGGCACGGGCGGGGTGATCGCGCTGTACGGCCACGACGGGATCGTGCTGGCGCTCAGCACGGCGCTGTCACTGATGCTGCTGATGTTCCTGCTGGCGGAACCCCTGCGCAACGCGGGCCGTTTCACGATGGGAGACGCCTTCGCACGCCGTATGCCGGGGCGGTGTGTGCGGGTGACCGCGTGCGTGGTGACGCTGGCCGCGCTGCTGCCGCTGATGCTGGTCCAGCTCGCGGGCACCGGACAGCTGATGGCGTTCCTGCTGGGAATCTCCGGGACGGCGGTGGAGACGGGCTGCATCGTCGGACTGGGCGCCCTGATGATCAGTTACGCCGCGATCGGGGGGATGAAGGGGACCGCACTCATCCAGATCCTGAAGATGGTCATGCTGCTCGGATCGGGCGCGGTCGTCGCCCTGCTCGTGCTGAGCAAGTTCGACTGGGATCCCGTCGCGCTGTTCAACACAGCAGCGGAGCACAGCGGGGTGGGGGCCGCGTACCTCAACTCCGGGTTGCAGTTCGAGGGCGGGCCGTTCCCTCGGCTCGACATGATCACCGCCGAGTTGTGCGTGGTGCTCGGCGCCGCCTGCCTGCCGCACGTCACCATGCGCATGTACACCGCGTCCAGCGCCCGCCAGGTGCGCCGGTCGATGTCCTGGGCGGTGTCCAGCGTGGCCGTCTTCGTGCTGATCATCACGGTCGTCGGCATCGGTGCGACCGCGCTGATCGGCCGCGAGGCCATCGCCGGCGCGGACCCGCAGGGCAACTCCGCCTACCTGCTCGGCTCCCAGGCGGCACTCGGGCCGGAGATCACGACCGGCGAGACGTTCCTGTTCACGGCGGTCACGACGGCGGTCTTCCTGACGGTCCTCGCCTCGGTCGGGGGCATGATCCTCGCCTGCGCCAACTCCCTCGCCCACGACGTCTTCGCCGGCCGCGTCCAGGATCTGTCCGCCCGCCGCGAGATGACGCTGGCCCGCCTTTCCGCCGTCGTGGTCGGCATCCCGACGATCCTGCTGGCCACGATGGTCCAGCACCGGAGCCTGCAACCCCTGGTGACCCTGTCCTTCTGCCTCGGCGCCTCGGCCGTCGCGCCCGCCCTGGTCTACGGCCTGTTCTGGCGCCGCTACACCCGAACGGGCCTGCTGAGCACCCTCATCGGCGGCTCCCTCGCGGTCCTGATCCTGATGCCGGGCACCAACCTGGTCTCCGGTTCACCCGTCTCCGCCTACCCCGAGGCCGACTTCACGTACTTCCCGTTCACGACGACGGGCCTGGTGTCCATCCCCATGGGCTTCGCCTGCGGATGGCTGGGGACGATGGTGTCCGGCCGACGCAAGGCGGAGGAACAGCGGCGCCAGTACGAGGCCGTGGAGGGGTGGATCCTGGCGGGGGCGGTGCGGAGGAAGGAGTGA
- a CDS encoding YwqJ-related putative deaminase, which produces MNATQTGPHPGTSGDPRVGWSATETRPAPTLRHRRDGILPTVAAALSVRGATLTGTAARGDQPPALHHLVQDFLDTLTSAQRDRFTGRCAEAILISRHIAAADAARSKRAARKPMTNGEARKALKQAKLTTRRIREDGDPLHGSFAAPCRACTALSAHFGVRVVDPATAED; this is translated from the coding sequence ATGAACGCGACGCAAACAGGACCACACCCCGGTACGTCCGGCGACCCGCGTGTCGGCTGGAGCGCCACCGAGACCCGCCCCGCGCCCACCCTCCGCCACCGCCGCGACGGCATACTGCCGACGGTCGCCGCCGCCCTCTCCGTCCGCGGCGCCACCCTCACCGGCACCGCCGCCCGCGGCGACCAGCCTCCGGCGCTGCACCACCTCGTCCAGGACTTCCTCGACACCCTCACCAGCGCACAACGCGACCGCTTCACCGGCCGCTGCGCCGAAGCCATCCTCATCTCCCGGCACATCGCAGCCGCCGACGCCGCCCGCAGCAAACGCGCGGCCCGCAAGCCCATGACCAACGGCGAGGCGCGCAAGGCCCTCAAGCAGGCCAAACTCACCACCCGCCGCATCCGCGAGGACGGTGACCCCCTGCACGGCAGCTTCGCCGCCCCGTGCCGCGCCTGCACCGCCCTCAGCGCGCACTTCGGCGTCCGCGTCGTCGACCCCGCGACAGCCGAGGACTGA
- a CDS encoding cellulose-binding protein: MSSASVSSHGFVTVRGRGYRPEQVDAYAEALSEDRDAAWERAARLTVLAREMEEEVEELREVVADLPPQTYEALGEGAGRLFQLAREEAAAVRERARREAHQGLSQAEAYADSVRRKAQEEADALLSEADERARHRLLAARAEADEIRVTARREVKEGRAEVLSALREVRQRTAAMLADLEKEHAERWAAAEREAVEGAAALEALIAERAARAEAALAEAQRDLADVEQSVGGLQEQARARAAEVLAEARKRAEHIARETERVLREHGERRQDVQAHMDHVRSSLAALTGGRAPAE, translated from the coding sequence ATGAGCAGCGCATCCGTGTCGTCGCATGGCTTCGTGACAGTCCGGGGGCGCGGTTACCGCCCCGAACAGGTCGATGCGTATGCCGAGGCGTTGTCCGAGGACCGTGACGCCGCCTGGGAACGAGCCGCCCGCCTCACCGTCCTCGCCAGGGAGATGGAGGAGGAGGTCGAGGAACTGCGGGAGGTGGTGGCCGACCTTCCGCCGCAGACGTACGAGGCGCTCGGGGAGGGCGCGGGGCGCCTCTTCCAGTTGGCGCGGGAGGAAGCCGCGGCGGTACGGGAGCGCGCGCGGCGCGAGGCGCACCAGGGGCTCTCGCAGGCCGAGGCGTACGCCGACAGCGTGCGCCGGAAGGCGCAGGAGGAGGCGGACGCGCTCCTGTCGGAGGCCGACGAACGCGCCCGTCACCGGCTGCTCGCGGCGCGCGCCGAGGCGGACGAGATCCGCGTCACTGCCCGGCGCGAGGTGAAGGAGGGCCGCGCGGAGGTGCTTTCCGCCCTGCGCGAGGTACGGCAGCGCACCGCCGCCATGCTGGCCGACCTGGAGAAGGAGCACGCCGAGCGCTGGGCCGCGGCGGAACGCGAGGCCGTGGAGGGCGCGGCCGCCCTGGAGGCGCTGATCGCCGAACGTGCGGCGCGCGCGGAGGCAGCGCTGGCCGAGGCGCAGCGGGACCTCGCGGACGTCGAGCAGTCCGTCGGAGGCCTGCAGGAGCAGGCGCGTGCGCGTGCCGCCGAGGTGCTGGCGGAGGCACGGAAGCGGGCGGAGCACATCGCGCGCGAGACGGAACGGGTGCTGCGCGAGCACGGCGAGCGCCGGCAGGACGTACAGGCGCACATGGACCACGTACGCAGCAGCCTGGCGGCCCTGACGGGCGGGCGGGCACCGGCGGAGTAG
- a CDS encoding SUKH-4 family immunity protein: MVTFAQAQERAEEWINGDVPSYQHREVRVREFELGFVVWAEDRADGPRSDGGAQRLVIARDSGEATLWPSLPVGEVVRRYEEEYGRPEAVPEQVSAPAERVDLNQTSFLLSPPEWLQEAADRLGISDRRGGGSAAGGGGTGAVAASGSDSASGAGVGGSGDWPAAAGSGVGGGSGASGAPGAPAGATPWAGTDTNADAGEDRSVPLPATVFAPPLSEADEEESRVAPPEAQTALMSGGSRLPPTAIAPVVDQAGAPGAGAVPGGASTGGTPAQAPLAPTYGYPQGVGGPGGEAAPGTPTPPAGAATPPSGAGMATPPPGPGTPPPGVPGAPGAPGVPQPSAVPQPPAAPQPPAGPGRPLAPNAGDIADAATSKAAPPPRRAHGGDATPPPPPGAPGTPGARPGSTPPPPGTPGAPGSQGASAGAYVPTQLVSALGPDGPGGPEGGPGVPQAPGAPTPPGPPTPPGTPGGPGTPPGGVHHAATMLADPGQTGPGRRAPQPPGAPGAQGSAGGAHGAVHHAETMLAGPPVGAPGTPPPPQAPGAPGAPGTPPGVPHPMPHAPGAVQPHPGPLAPGPQSVPGQPVPGQPPAYGYPQQVQPTVGPGYQAVLRYRAQDGSEQQLIRRSAPGTPHPEWQIFHELRAMNVPPDQVLELHTELESCELPGAYCARMIREQWPQARITSIAPYGTDHASRQQGMGQLLVHQGELHQVADGPARPAPVRAPLPPVQPAPPLPPEGVAQELAGAFGPGVFRFEQAAVSRQGVPPVVAHTLVVAGLPLDMGPFFWAQAQPGRPVPTLAELAQERGVQPASDAGSYLVMGSDFGKAICVQYGTAHIVAVPVEAGPGGAPVPPQFVNTGLPEFVRCLALLGRMWRLRFGLNQEQAGRWTVDFQAQLASLDPAALGSPESWWSVLLEQMWDGLL; encoded by the coding sequence ATGGTGACGTTCGCGCAGGCGCAGGAGCGCGCGGAAGAGTGGATCAACGGGGATGTGCCGTCGTACCAGCACCGTGAGGTGCGGGTGCGGGAGTTCGAGCTCGGGTTCGTCGTGTGGGCCGAGGACCGCGCGGACGGGCCGCGTTCGGACGGCGGCGCGCAGCGGCTGGTGATCGCACGGGACAGCGGGGAGGCCACGTTGTGGCCGTCGCTGCCGGTGGGGGAGGTCGTTCGACGGTACGAGGAGGAGTACGGGCGTCCGGAGGCGGTTCCCGAGCAGGTGTCCGCGCCCGCGGAGCGGGTGGATCTGAACCAGACGTCGTTCTTGCTGAGTCCGCCGGAGTGGTTGCAGGAAGCGGCCGACAGGTTGGGGATTTCGGACCGGCGTGGTGGGGGGTCGGCGGCCGGGGGTGGCGGTACCGGGGCTGTTGCTGCTTCTGGCTCTGACTCTGCTTCTGGTGCTGGTGTCGGTGGTTCGGGTGATTGGCCTGCTGCTGCCGGGAGTGGTGTCGGTGGCGGGTCCGGCGCGTCCGGGGCACCGGGTGCGCCCGCGGGGGCGACTCCGTGGGCCGGGACGGACACCAACGCGGACGCGGGTGAGGACCGTTCCGTGCCCCTGCCCGCGACGGTGTTCGCCCCGCCGTTGAGCGAGGCCGACGAGGAGGAGTCGCGGGTGGCGCCTCCCGAGGCGCAGACGGCGTTGATGTCGGGGGGCAGCCGGCTGCCGCCCACGGCGATCGCGCCGGTGGTCGACCAGGCCGGTGCGCCGGGCGCGGGTGCCGTGCCGGGAGGCGCGTCGACGGGCGGCACGCCTGCGCAGGCGCCGCTCGCGCCGACGTACGGCTATCCGCAGGGGGTGGGTGGTCCGGGCGGCGAGGCGGCTCCGGGGACGCCGACGCCTCCGGCGGGTGCGGCGACGCCTCCGTCTGGTGCGGGTATGGCGACGCCTCCGCCGGGGCCGGGTACGCCGCCGCCGGGTGTGCCTGGTGCGCCTGGTGCGCCTGGTGTGCCGCAGCCCTCGGCCGTGCCCCAGCCGCCTGCCGCGCCCCAGCCGCCGGCTGGTCCGGGGCGGCCGCTCGCTCCGAACGCCGGGGACATCGCCGACGCCGCTACGAGCAAGGCGGCGCCTCCGCCGCGTCGTGCGCACGGTGGGGACGCGACGCCGCCCCCGCCACCGGGCGCTCCGGGCACGCCGGGTGCGCGCCCGGGGAGCACGCCTCCGCCGCCCGGCACGCCGGGTGCGCCGGGATCGCAGGGTGCGTCGGCGGGGGCTTACGTGCCCACGCAGCTCGTGTCGGCCCTCGGGCCCGACGGTCCCGGGGGGCCCGAGGGCGGTCCGGGCGTGCCGCAGGCGCCGGGTGCCCCGACTCCGCCCGGGCCTCCAACCCCGCCGGGGACTCCCGGCGGGCCGGGTACGCCTCCCGGCGGCGTCCACCATGCCGCCACGATGTTGGCCGACCCTGGGCAGACGGGGCCGGGCCGGCGCGCACCGCAGCCACCGGGCGCGCCGGGTGCCCAGGGCTCCGCAGGGGGCGCGCATGGCGCCGTACACCACGCGGAGACGATGCTGGCCGGGCCGCCCGTGGGCGCCCCCGGGACGCCTCCGCCGCCGCAGGCTCCCGGCGCTCCGGGTGCCCCCGGTACGCCTCCGGGCGTGCCGCACCCGATGCCTCACGCGCCGGGCGCCGTCCAGCCGCATCCCGGTCCTTTGGCGCCCGGCCCGCAGTCGGTGCCGGGGCAGCCGGTTCCCGGTCAGCCCCCGGCGTACGGCTACCCGCAGCAGGTTCAGCCGACCGTCGGCCCGGGCTACCAGGCCGTACTGCGCTACCGTGCGCAGGACGGCTCCGAGCAGCAGCTGATCCGGCGTTCGGCGCCGGGAACGCCGCACCCGGAGTGGCAGATCTTCCATGAGCTGCGGGCCATGAACGTGCCGCCGGACCAGGTGCTGGAGCTGCACACCGAGTTGGAGTCGTGCGAGCTGCCGGGGGCCTACTGCGCGCGGATGATCCGCGAGCAGTGGCCGCAGGCGCGGATCACGAGCATCGCGCCGTACGGCACGGACCACGCGAGCCGCCAGCAGGGGATGGGGCAACTGCTCGTTCATCAGGGCGAGTTGCATCAGGTGGCGGACGGTCCCGCGCGGCCCGCGCCGGTGCGGGCGCCATTGCCTCCGGTGCAGCCGGCGCCGCCGCTTCCGCCGGAGGGTGTGGCGCAGGAGCTGGCGGGGGCGTTCGGGCCGGGCGTGTTCCGGTTCGAGCAGGCGGCGGTGTCCCGGCAGGGCGTGCCGCCGGTCGTGGCGCACACCCTGGTGGTGGCCGGACTGCCGCTGGACATGGGGCCGTTCTTCTGGGCGCAGGCCCAGCCGGGGCGGCCGGTGCCGACGCTTGCCGAGCTGGCGCAGGAGCGGGGGGTGCAGCCGGCGTCGGACGCGGGGTCGTACCTCGTCATGGGCAGCGACTTCGGCAAGGCGATCTGTGTGCAGTACGGCACGGCGCACATCGTGGCCGTCCCGGTGGAGGCCGGGCCGGGTGGTGCGCCGGTGCCGCCGCAGTTCGTGAACACCGGGCTGCCGGAGTTCGTGCGCTGCCTGGCGCTGCTGGGCCGGATGTGGCGTCTGCGGTTCGGCCTGAACCAGGAGCAGGCGGGCCGCTGGACCGTCGACTTCCAGGCGCAATTGGCCTCGCTCGACCCGGCGGCGCTGGGTTCTCCGGAGAGCTGGTGGTCGGTGCTGCTGGAGCAGATGTGGGACGGACTGCTGTGA
- a CDS encoding SUKH-3 domain-containing protein, protein MHTDRTSTTRFAVPVDAALRAAGWQPGRWDIKQAEIWADALRDHISPAGHRHAVFPAAVEAWAEFGGLHITPAGPGRQIAPASLHIDPLHGLHMARTLGDLGRALDTEVSPLGVEPDTQALLAIDSEGRVYALDHTGDWYLGPDIDRALAGLVSGREPVRLTAG, encoded by the coding sequence ATGCACACCGACCGCACCTCGACCACCCGCTTCGCCGTCCCCGTCGACGCCGCCCTGCGCGCCGCCGGCTGGCAGCCCGGACGCTGGGACATCAAACAGGCCGAGATCTGGGCCGACGCCCTGCGCGACCACATCTCACCCGCCGGCCACCGGCACGCCGTCTTCCCCGCCGCGGTCGAGGCGTGGGCCGAGTTCGGCGGCCTGCACATCACCCCGGCCGGCCCCGGCCGCCAGATCGCCCCCGCGAGCCTCCACATCGACCCGCTGCACGGCCTCCACATGGCCCGCACCCTCGGCGACCTCGGCCGCGCCCTCGACACCGAGGTCAGCCCCCTCGGCGTCGAACCCGACACCCAGGCACTCCTCGCCATCGACAGCGAAGGCCGCGTGTACGCCCTCGACCACACCGGCGACTGGTACCTCGGCCCCGACATCGACAGGGCCCTCGCCGGCCTGGTCTCCGGCAGGGAACCAGTACGCCTGACCGCCGGCTGA